From Paraburkholderia sabiae, a single genomic window includes:
- a CDS encoding methyltransferase regulatory domain-containing protein has product MDANKQTNEIQQNYDDYPYYSFPYEQSAPEHLAAVAHVFGLTAPDTRKARVLELGCAAGGNLIPFAVRNPDARAIGIDLSGVQVQEGRKRVKRLKLNNIELRQQDLMTLGEVDGKFDYIVCHGVYSWVPPDVQQAILRVCRENLSADGIAYIGYKTYPGWKSREIVRDAMLLRARELKGGRERLAYGRGMIDFLRQHASKDSVLARAVERDHALIGNGDTGMSAYVAHDYLAPTNAPCYLQDFVNAAGENGLAYLGDANLPSMFAFNYGDDIGRLLMEECGHSQVAIEQYLDFVSDRSFRTSLLVHTARADGIAYQVGHERLRALQVAASLTCASGDVHLDDSPQPFTADNGSTIVFNDAVAKAAAVVLDDAWPFTMSFDALKRDVQALLSAAMTPDETVFDARLDLFINALVVRGFGRFRVDPVTRRAGNPNLHAALRAYPAQLPEGQLAHTVNPWHQPVQLDAAAQYLLPYIDGSRTRKQLLGMLSKAVHDGAVTVEQSTSEGAEGTQRAVLADKLEQVLKLLCA; this is encoded by the coding sequence ATGGACGCCAACAAGCAAACGAACGAGATCCAGCAGAACTACGACGACTATCCCTACTACTCGTTTCCGTACGAGCAGTCCGCGCCCGAACACCTGGCTGCCGTCGCGCACGTGTTCGGCCTGACCGCGCCCGATACGCGCAAGGCGCGCGTGCTCGAACTCGGTTGCGCGGCGGGCGGCAACCTGATTCCGTTCGCCGTGCGCAATCCGGATGCGCGCGCGATCGGCATTGATCTGTCCGGCGTGCAGGTGCAGGAAGGGCGCAAGCGCGTGAAGCGTTTGAAGCTGAACAATATCGAGTTGCGGCAGCAGGATCTGATGACGCTCGGCGAAGTCGACGGCAAGTTCGACTACATCGTCTGTCACGGCGTGTATAGCTGGGTGCCGCCCGACGTCCAGCAGGCCATTCTGCGCGTGTGCCGCGAGAATCTGTCGGCGGATGGGATTGCGTATATCGGGTACAAGACGTATCCGGGATGGAAATCGCGCGAGATCGTGCGCGACGCGATGCTGCTGCGCGCGCGAGAACTGAAAGGCGGGCGCGAGCGTCTCGCGTATGGCCGCGGCATGATCGACTTTCTGCGCCAGCATGCGAGCAAGGACAGCGTGCTCGCGCGTGCAGTCGAACGGGATCATGCGCTGATCGGCAACGGCGACACGGGCATGTCCGCCTATGTCGCGCACGATTATCTGGCGCCCACCAACGCGCCGTGCTATCTGCAGGACTTCGTGAACGCGGCGGGTGAAAACGGACTCGCGTACCTCGGCGATGCGAATCTGCCTTCGATGTTCGCGTTCAACTACGGCGACGACATCGGCCGATTGCTGATGGAAGAATGCGGCCACAGTCAGGTGGCGATCGAACAGTACCTCGACTTCGTCAGCGACCGCTCGTTCCGGACGTCGCTGCTCGTGCACACGGCGCGCGCGGACGGCATCGCGTATCAGGTCGGGCATGAGCGTTTGCGCGCGTTGCAGGTTGCGGCATCGCTGACGTGCGCGAGCGGCGACGTTCATCTCGACGATTCGCCGCAGCCGTTCACCGCGGACAACGGCAGCACGATCGTATTCAACGATGCCGTCGCGAAAGCGGCGGCTGTCGTGCTCGACGATGCGTGGCCGTTCACGATGAGCTTCGATGCATTGAAGCGCGATGTGCAGGCGCTCCTGAGCGCCGCGATGACGCCCGACGAAACCGTGTTCGACGCCCGCCTCGATCTGTTCATCAACGCGCTGGTCGTGCGTGGATTCGGCCGTTTCCGGGTCGATCCCGTCACGCGCCGTGCGGGCAATCCGAACCTGCATGCGGCCCTGCGCGCGTATCCGGCGCAACTGCCCGAGGGCCAGCTCGCGCATACGGTGAATCCGTGGCATCAGCCCGTGCAACTCGACGCAGCGGCACAGTATCTGCTGCCCTATATCGACGGCAGCCGCACGCGTAAGCAGCTGCTTGGCATGCTGTCGAAAGCGGTGCACGACGGCGCAGTGACGGTTGAGCAGTCGACATCCGAAGGCGCTGAAGGGACGCAGCGCGCCGTTCTCGCAGACAAGCTGGAGCAGGTGCTGAAACTGCTGTGCGCGTGA
- the cobA gene encoding uroporphyrinogen-III C-methyltransferase, with the protein MNTGKVTLVSAGPGDLDLLTFRAAKAIAAGDVLLIDDLVNDDIATLKAAHARVVRVGKRGGCKSTPQAFIQRLMRRYALQGKHVVRIKGGDALLFGRAGEEIADLRHAGIEVEIVNGISSGFAAAAGLGVSLTHRDHCQGVIFVTAHLRDGTEPDWATLAATGMTLAIYMGASRIDSISETLCKTLAADTPAAVVQWAGTSRERKVCATLGEIAACAAEQGIASPAVILIGGAIGEAMVELSTSSEPAMRRLSA; encoded by the coding sequence ATGAACACGGGCAAAGTCACACTCGTCAGCGCAGGGCCTGGCGACCTCGATCTGCTGACCTTCCGGGCGGCGAAAGCCATCGCGGCGGGCGACGTGCTGCTGATCGACGATCTCGTGAACGACGACATCGCGACGCTGAAGGCCGCGCATGCGCGCGTCGTCAGGGTCGGCAAGCGCGGCGGCTGCAAGTCGACGCCGCAAGCGTTCATCCAGCGCCTGATGCGCCGCTATGCGCTGCAAGGCAAGCACGTCGTGCGGATCAAGGGCGGCGATGCGCTGCTATTCGGCCGCGCGGGCGAAGAAATCGCGGATCTGCGGCACGCGGGCATCGAGGTCGAGATCGTCAACGGGATTTCGTCGGGATTTGCAGCGGCGGCGGGACTCGGCGTATCGCTCACGCATCGCGATCATTGCCAGGGCGTGATCTTCGTGACGGCGCATCTGCGCGACGGCACCGAGCCCGACTGGGCGACGCTCGCGGCCACGGGCATGACGCTCGCGATCTATATGGGCGCGAGCCGCATCGACAGCATCAGCGAGACATTGTGCAAAACGCTCGCAGCCGATACGCCCGCCGCCGTCGTGCAATGGGCGGGCACTTCGCGCGAGAGAAAGGTGTGCGCGACGCTCGGCGAGATCGCGGCGTGCGCGGCGGAGCAAGGCATCGCCAGCCCGGCCGTGATCCTGATCGGCGGGGCGATCGGCGAGGCGATGGTGGAACTGTCCACGAGCAGCGAACCGGCGATGCGCAGGCTGAGCGCCTGA
- a CDS encoding CBS domain-containing protein, whose translation MSISSVLNWCFGAQPHQVGPDHGHSNGDGGKDDGEHRAPQDERRALLGELHRQAYMHELLRLTCADVMRKPPVTVSVDETIGGALKTLDAHHIKLLPVVDAQGRLQGVVTHVDLQPLDEVLPFLRLASDTTAPESERREWPVTTVMSGHVKYVDVLTPLTDVIPLFTKNGHHHLPVVEEGGRVVGMLTQADIVKIMCGRPGGM comes from the coding sequence ATGTCGATTTCGTCGGTATTGAACTGGTGTTTCGGAGCCCAGCCGCATCAAGTCGGCCCAGATCACGGCCACAGCAACGGCGATGGTGGAAAAGACGACGGCGAACACCGCGCGCCGCAGGACGAACGGCGGGCGCTGCTCGGCGAACTGCATCGGCAGGCGTATATGCACGAGCTGTTGCGGCTGACCTGCGCGGACGTGATGCGCAAGCCGCCCGTCACCGTGTCCGTCGACGAAACCATCGGCGGCGCGCTGAAAACGCTCGACGCTCACCATATCAAGCTGCTGCCCGTCGTCGATGCGCAAGGGCGACTTCAGGGCGTCGTCACTCATGTCGATCTGCAGCCGCTCGACGAAGTGCTGCCCTTTCTCAGGCTTGCTTCCGACACGACCGCGCCCGAAAGCGAACGGCGCGAATGGCCCGTTACTACCGTGATGTCGGGCCACGTGAAGTACGTCGACGTGCTGACGCCGCTGACGGACGTCATCCCGCTCTTCACGAAGAACGGCCATCATCATCTGCCCGTGGTGGAAGAGGGCGGACGCGTGGTCGGTATGCTGACTCAGGCCGATATCGTGAAGATCATGTGCGGCCGTCCGGGCGGAATGTAG
- the mnmH gene encoding tRNA 2-selenouridine(34) synthase MnmH → MKSLLAPLDQIADFDEIVDVRTPLEFAEDHIPGAINAPVLSNEERVIIGTMYKQVSPFEATRLGAAMVSRNIAAHLETTFADRPRNWRPLIYCWRGGKRSGSMTTWFNLIGWRARQLDGGYKTYRRNVIELLDTLPRQFRYIVLAGHTGSGKTRLLNALAGAHAQTLDLEALAAHRGSILGMLPNEAQPTQKAFDTALVGALRGFDTEQPVFVEAESRRIGSIALPASLTEQIHRGTCIRVETERDERIRLLLQDYAHLFDNRTLFKSQLARLVELHGHARIEEWQKMIDADRRVELFEQLIDLHYDPAYARSTGKNFAKLPESTRFTLRPTDTDLHEQACALLARLR, encoded by the coding sequence TTGAAATCGCTTCTCGCCCCGCTCGACCAGATCGCGGATTTCGATGAAATCGTCGACGTCCGCACACCGCTCGAATTCGCCGAAGACCATATTCCCGGCGCAATCAACGCGCCCGTGCTGTCCAACGAAGAACGCGTGATCATCGGCACGATGTACAAGCAGGTGTCGCCGTTCGAGGCGACCCGGCTAGGCGCGGCGATGGTGTCGCGCAACATCGCCGCGCACCTCGAAACGACCTTTGCGGACCGTCCGCGCAACTGGCGCCCGCTCATTTATTGCTGGCGCGGCGGCAAGCGGTCGGGGTCGATGACGACGTGGTTCAATCTGATCGGCTGGCGCGCGCGGCAACTGGACGGCGGCTACAAGACGTATCGCCGCAACGTGATCGAACTACTCGACACGCTGCCTCGGCAGTTCCGTTACATCGTGCTCGCGGGACACACCGGCAGCGGCAAGACGCGGCTGCTGAACGCGCTGGCTGGCGCGCACGCGCAGACTCTCGATCTCGAAGCGCTCGCCGCGCATCGCGGCTCGATTCTCGGCATGCTTCCGAATGAGGCGCAACCCACGCAAAAAGCGTTCGATACCGCACTCGTCGGCGCACTGCGCGGTTTCGACACGGAGCAACCGGTGTTCGTCGAAGCGGAAAGCCGACGGATCGGGTCGATTGCGCTGCCCGCGTCGTTGACGGAACAGATCCATCGCGGCACGTGCATCAGGGTCGAAACGGAACGCGACGAGCGCATCCGGCTGCTGCTGCAGGACTATGCGCATCTGTTCGACAATCGCACGCTCTTCAAGTCGCAGCTCGCGCGGCTCGTCGAATTGCACGGACACGCGCGTATCGAGGAATGGCAGAAGATGATCGACGCCGATCGCCGCGTCGAACTGTTCGAGCAGTTGATCGATCTGCACTACGACCCTGCCTACGCGCGCAGCACGGGCAAGAACTTCGCGAAGCTGCCCGAATCGACGCGTTTCACGCTTCGGCCCACGGACACCGATCTTCACGAACAGGCCTGCGCGCTTCTGGCGCGGCTGCGCTGA
- a CDS encoding bifunctional diguanylate cyclase/phosphodiesterase, whose product MLFSPTEQTSDAGFRSRFHRRSLEHQRPLSTVTMAFTVVAFIIFVGARSLVAGPAVPLVWRLACALVLALLVAAIPRTRSISVFGSIGVAYTLVLLAGLALNVAGLDEPLLWALPAIVVISVCAAPLWLTPAHFCIGTALFYAAGTPFLLSLPHPHGDVSVVCWMWVLIAVPTAAVFHFGFYWFRRNHFLLEDRLARLAATDPLTGLQNRRAFLEQAALRLSSLDDGAKVSAIFLDIDYFKSLNDQFGHAVGDQALSDVARALKELTSAGDIVSRIGGEEFALLHDAALRPAAQLAETLRAAIGRIARPDGQLSASFGVAEYRPGESVMALLDRADEALLRAKYSGRNRVCAERAKLVDPVRLTWTHDPADGAAAEPIRQQWDDFWLTSHFQPLYSLSHQKQVGFEALLRGEREDGAQVPPAVLFSPKPFSDQGELDRVSHALHLGNARRLIPDDAWVFLNILPSTFVADGYPNQLAQIARSAGIPCGRVVLELLESHGGSVDDLSRAAGQYRDHGFLIAVDDFGAGHSNLDRLLRIRPDLVKLDGELIRAKSPGADQPILPKLVSLLHQAGMLVVVEGVETTEQLILAVESNVDFAQGFLLGRPSPSITPPDAVHRRIDHAFDVIAEGRAHQHALFESEVQPYRQALDTGVDAWLKGTPLNDAFYDLAQLELCISCFALDDTGRQIGLELPGKASAIDGGSLHPVANPRDARWDHRPYFRNAVLKPGVPITSSPYLSLASGRPCIAVTVALQSDAGRCVVGAELDWSLQRLPWPTAEHW is encoded by the coding sequence ATGCTTTTCTCCCCGACGGAACAGACGTCCGACGCCGGATTTCGAAGCCGGTTTCACCGACGTTCGCTGGAACATCAGCGGCCCCTTTCTACCGTGACGATGGCGTTTACCGTCGTCGCCTTCATCATTTTCGTGGGCGCACGCAGCCTGGTCGCAGGACCGGCTGTGCCGCTCGTGTGGCGGCTCGCGTGCGCGCTCGTGCTCGCGCTGCTCGTCGCTGCGATCCCGCGGACACGGAGTATCTCCGTCTTCGGCAGCATCGGCGTCGCGTACACGCTCGTGCTGCTGGCGGGGCTCGCGCTGAACGTCGCGGGACTCGACGAGCCGCTGTTATGGGCGCTGCCCGCGATCGTCGTGATTTCCGTCTGCGCGGCGCCGCTTTGGCTGACGCCCGCGCACTTCTGCATCGGCACCGCGCTCTTCTATGCGGCGGGCACGCCGTTCCTGTTGAGCCTGCCGCATCCGCATGGCGACGTGAGCGTCGTGTGCTGGATGTGGGTGCTGATCGCGGTGCCGACGGCGGCCGTATTCCACTTCGGCTTTTACTGGTTCCGGCGCAATCACTTTTTGCTCGAAGACCGGTTGGCGCGCCTTGCTGCTACCGATCCATTGACGGGCCTGCAAAACCGCCGCGCGTTTCTCGAGCAGGCGGCGCTGCGGCTGTCGTCGCTGGACGATGGCGCGAAGGTCAGCGCGATCTTTCTCGACATCGACTATTTCAAGTCGCTCAACGACCAGTTCGGGCATGCCGTCGGCGATCAGGCGCTCTCGGACGTGGCGCGCGCGCTGAAGGAATTGACGTCGGCGGGCGACATCGTGAGCCGCATCGGCGGCGAGGAATTCGCGCTGCTGCACGACGCGGCGCTGCGGCCCGCTGCGCAGCTCGCGGAAACGCTGCGCGCGGCGATCGGGCGCATTGCGCGTCCCGATGGACAGTTGAGCGCGAGCTTCGGCGTCGCGGAATACCGGCCTGGCGAAAGCGTGATGGCGCTGCTCGACCGTGCGGACGAAGCGCTCCTGCGCGCCAAATATTCGGGGCGCAACCGCGTGTGCGCGGAACGCGCAAAGCTCGTCGATCCCGTGCGGCTCACGTGGACGCACGATCCCGCGGACGGCGCAGCGGCGGAACCGATCCGTCAGCAATGGGACGATTTCTGGCTCACTTCGCATTTCCAGCCGCTTTATAGCCTTTCGCATCAGAAGCAGGTTGGCTTCGAGGCGCTGTTGCGCGGCGAGCGCGAGGATGGCGCGCAGGTGCCGCCCGCCGTGCTGTTTTCGCCGAAGCCGTTCAGCGATCAAGGAGAACTCGACCGCGTGAGCCACGCGCTGCATCTCGGCAACGCGCGCCGCCTGATTCCCGACGACGCCTGGGTGTTCCTCAACATTCTGCCGTCGACGTTCGTCGCCGACGGCTATCCCAATCAGCTCGCGCAGATCGCCCGCTCGGCGGGCATTCCCTGTGGCCGCGTGGTGCTCGAACTGCTGGAATCGCACGGCGGCAGCGTCGACGATCTGTCGCGCGCAGCGGGCCAGTATCGCGATCACGGCTTTCTGATTGCCGTCGACGACTTCGGCGCCGGGCACTCGAATCTCGACCGTCTGCTGCGCATCCGGCCCGATCTGGTGAAGCTGGACGGCGAACTGATCCGAGCGAAAAGTCCCGGCGCGGACCAGCCCATTCTGCCGAAGCTCGTGTCGCTGCTGCATCAGGCGGGCATGCTCGTCGTGGTGGAAGGTGTCGAGACGACGGAACAGCTGATTCTCGCCGTCGAATCGAACGTCGACTTTGCGCAGGGATTTTTGCTGGGCCGTCCGTCGCCGTCGATCACACCGCCCGACGCCGTGCACCGGCGCATCGATCACGCGTTCGATGTGATCGCGGAAGGGCGCGCGCATCAACATGCGCTGTTCGAATCGGAAGTGCAGCCATACCGGCAGGCGCTCGATACGGGCGTCGACGCGTGGCTCAAGGGCACGCCGCTCAACGACGCGTTCTACGATCTGGCGCAACTGGAACTGTGCATCAGCTGCTTTGCACTCGACGATACGGGCCGGCAGATCGGGCTTGAATTGCCGGGCAAGGCGTCGGCGATCGACGGCGGATCGCTGCATCCCGTCGCGAATCCGCGCGACGCGCGCTGGGATCATCGGCCGTATTTCCGCAATGCGGTGTTGAAGCCGGGCGTGCCGATTACGAGCAGCCCGTATCTGTCGCTGGCGAGCGGCAGGCCGTGTATCGCCGTGACGGTGGCGCTGCAGTCGGATGCCGGGCGCTGCGTGGTCGGCGCGGAACTCGACTGGTCGCTGCAACGCTTGCCCTGGCCGACAGCCGAGCATTGGTGA
- the yfcF gene encoding glutathione transferase, with product MPSTNALLLYVDTQFASPYAMSVFVALHEKHLTFDMRTVDLNQHANNERDYAATSITQRVPALVHDGFTLSESSAITEYIDEAFEGTALYPKDRQQRARARQIQAWLRSDLMPVRSERSTEVVFFGARGGALSASARSAAGKLFAACDAWIAQGAPHLFDEWCIADVDLALMLNRLALHGDDVPSHLADYARRQWQRPSAQRWLELQRPPL from the coding sequence ATGCCGTCAACCAACGCTTTGCTTCTCTACGTCGATACGCAATTTGCGAGTCCGTATGCGATGTCGGTATTCGTCGCGCTGCACGAAAAGCATTTGACATTCGACATGCGCACTGTCGATCTCAACCAGCATGCGAACAACGAGCGCGACTACGCGGCGACTTCGATCACGCAACGTGTGCCCGCGCTGGTTCATGACGGCTTTACACTGTCGGAGTCGTCGGCGATCACGGAGTACATCGACGAAGCGTTCGAAGGCACTGCGCTTTATCCGAAGGATCGGCAACAGCGCGCCCGCGCTCGCCAGATTCAGGCCTGGCTGCGCAGCGACCTGATGCCGGTTCGCAGCGAGCGTTCGACGGAAGTGGTGTTCTTCGGCGCGCGTGGCGGCGCGCTGTCTGCGTCGGCGCGAAGTGCTGCCGGCAAACTCTTCGCGGCCTGCGACGCATGGATCGCACAGGGCGCGCCGCATCTCTTCGACGAATGGTGCATCGCGGACGTGGATCTTGCGTTGATGCTCAACCGGCTCGCGTTGCACGGCGACGATGTGCCCTCGCATCTGGCCGATTACGCGCGGCGTCAATGGCAGAGGCCGTCGGCGCAGCGCTGGCTCGAATTGCAGCGGCCGCCGCTATGA
- a CDS encoding GNAT family N-acetyltransferase encodes MTTSLTTSLTPLRPQVVPQIREAAFPGDTEALVAIVREYVRWLDMDLSYRGFEEEMQSFEQTYTLPSGMFFIAEVNGEVAGCGGLLRHSDDVAEVKRVYVRPAYRGLALGEKIMTRVIDKAKSLGFAKLVLDSVPQTAFAQKLYERMGFTETAPYYANPVPGTRFLELVL; translated from the coding sequence ATGACCACTTCATTGACCACTTCACTCACTCCACTCAGGCCTCAGGTTGTGCCTCAAATCCGCGAGGCGGCGTTTCCCGGCGATACGGAGGCTCTCGTCGCGATCGTTCGCGAGTACGTGCGCTGGCTCGACATGGACCTGTCGTATCGCGGCTTCGAAGAGGAAATGCAATCGTTCGAGCAGACCTACACGTTGCCTTCCGGCATGTTCTTCATCGCCGAAGTGAACGGCGAAGTGGCGGGCTGCGGCGGCCTGCTGCGTCATTCGGATGACGTCGCTGAAGTCAAACGCGTTTATGTGCGGCCCGCGTATCGCGGACTTGCACTTGGCGAGAAGATCATGACGCGCGTGATCGACAAGGCGAAGTCGTTGGGCTTTGCAAAGCTCGTGTTAGATTCGGTACCTCAAACGGCATTCGCGCAAAAGCTTTACGAGCGGATGGGCTTTACCGAAACCGCGCCGTACTATGCGAATCCCGTGCCGGGAACGCGCTTTCTCGAACTCGTGTTGTGA
- a CDS encoding lysozyme inhibitor LprI family protein has product MKLNRTTLAALGLLAMSNAHATSFNCAIAHSTAETLICHDAGLSRADDELGKLFKLAQKQAADRRAYRRDSDSKWAWREENCKDIACLADWYSTRIDEIRAQLHKPAPDDEQRARPVDADLAAVSKPVEKLVDKPADKPKTLDTQTFARDVQQCTATTHDLVPPVQCSNVIGKRADWRTREPASDSWFCGVAMIAPPSPDGSAAQ; this is encoded by the coding sequence ATGAAGCTCAACCGAACCACCCTCGCCGCGCTCGGCCTGCTCGCGATGTCGAATGCGCACGCCACCAGCTTCAATTGCGCGATCGCGCATTCGACGGCCGAGACGCTGATCTGCCATGACGCCGGTCTCTCCAGAGCCGACGACGAACTCGGCAAGCTGTTCAAACTCGCGCAGAAACAGGCGGCCGACCGCCGCGCGTATCGACGCGACAGCGACAGCAAATGGGCGTGGCGCGAAGAGAATTGCAAGGACATTGCGTGCCTCGCCGACTGGTACTCGACGCGTATCGACGAAATCCGCGCGCAGTTGCACAAGCCCGCGCCGGACGACGAACAACGCGCGCGTCCCGTCGATGCCGATCTTGCCGCCGTGAGCAAACCCGTCGAGAAACTCGTCGACAAGCCCGCCGACAAACCCAAAACACTCGACACGCAAACGTTCGCCCGCGACGTCCAGCAATGCACGGCGACGACGCACGACCTCGTGCCGCCCGTGCAATGCAGCAACGTGATCGGCAAGCGCGCCGATTGGCGCACGCGCGAACCTGCGTCGGATAGCTGGTTTTGCGGCGTCGCGATGATTGCGCCGCCTTCACCGGACGGCAGCGCTGCGCAATAA
- a CDS encoding TonB-dependent siderophore receptor: MTDHTPFTGRAAGARVSVRRAARLPGATRLPLGAALLVSAGVVLSSVTTTAWAQTTSADSATTTSTTQTQQQDKTLPSVKVAAKRDLSTDNETISAGALGTRAQVDTPFSTNVKTSEDAKDLMANTANDLFKYDPAVTVVGDNATAENSVFSVRGLQIDMLNGVKVDGQSFPSWDTDLPLEPFEQVQLLKGLSGFMYGFGSPGGIVNYVVKRPTDTPYRSVSVGYQSAGVFSEKLDVGGRFGNDDRFGYRFNLVNEEGNTAEANGHLRRQVASVALDFRITPDLTWSMDAFYQKRKTTGTLFAMYFGSGVGIPDASSISRNLTQPQNYYETEMASFGTGLDYRINDNWHASLKYRFAKENRYNSDSLLYVYDNAGDYSNTLYAALTRYFYSNVDAMVEGKFNTGSVKHDVVLGAGYQTQTSVYDNSTGWNDGYSLGIGNLYSSTLLTNDEVHIGENMYRQSYTTQAALYASDTVDITSRLSVLLGLRYTQFRETSYNTDYTVSAGYSASPVTPTVAVMYKTDPYSTVYASYVESLQQGGAAGNTNVNYGETFGPLKSKQYEVGFKTDHQKWGANLAVFRVDQGYEYTNSQNVYVQSGKKRYTGVDASGWVQLANDWRFLGGVMWLNAKAVDVDDTTIEGKRVYATPRFTATGRIEYNPSYMRQLTLAFGGKYVGNMAVDAANTQFTPAYTLYDVSGKYETRIAGKDVTFRAGINNLFNRRYWTSAYGYYALPGATRTAVASATLQF, encoded by the coding sequence ATGACAGACCACACGCCTTTCACGGGGCGCGCCGCCGGCGCGCGTGTTTCAGTCCGCCGCGCCGCCCGCCTGCCGGGCGCGACGCGCCTGCCGCTCGGCGCGGCGCTTCTCGTCAGCGCGGGCGTCGTGCTGTCGTCGGTGACGACGACGGCCTGGGCGCAAACCACGTCTGCCGATTCCGCCACGACGACATCGACAACGCAGACCCAGCAGCAGGACAAGACGCTGCCGTCCGTGAAAGTGGCTGCCAAACGCGATCTGTCGACCGACAACGAAACCATCAGCGCTGGCGCATTGGGCACGCGCGCGCAGGTCGACACGCCGTTCTCGACCAACGTGAAGACGAGTGAGGACGCGAAGGACCTGATGGCCAACACGGCCAACGATCTCTTCAAGTACGACCCCGCCGTGACCGTGGTCGGCGACAACGCGACGGCCGAGAACTCCGTGTTCAGCGTGCGGGGCCTGCAGATCGACATGCTCAACGGCGTGAAGGTCGACGGTCAGAGTTTTCCGTCGTGGGACACGGATCTTCCCCTCGAACCGTTCGAGCAGGTTCAGTTGCTCAAAGGGCTGTCGGGCTTCATGTACGGCTTCGGCTCGCCGGGCGGCATCGTCAACTATGTGGTCAAGCGTCCGACGGATACGCCGTATCGCAGCGTGTCGGTCGGTTATCAGTCGGCGGGCGTGTTCAGCGAGAAGCTCGACGTGGGCGGTCGCTTCGGTAACGACGACCGTTTCGGCTATCGCTTCAATCTCGTGAACGAAGAGGGCAATACGGCCGAAGCGAACGGACATCTGCGCCGTCAGGTCGCGTCGGTGGCGCTGGACTTCCGCATCACGCCGGATCTCACGTGGAGCATGGATGCGTTCTATCAGAAGCGCAAAACGACGGGCACGTTGTTCGCGATGTACTTCGGCTCGGGCGTCGGCATTCCGGATGCGAGCTCGATCAGCCGCAATCTCACGCAGCCGCAGAACTACTACGAAACGGAGATGGCGTCGTTCGGCACGGGCCTCGATTACCGGATCAACGACAACTGGCACGCAAGCCTGAAGTACCGCTTCGCGAAAGAAAACCGCTACAACTCGGACAGCCTGCTGTACGTCTACGACAACGCGGGCGACTACTCGAACACGCTGTATGCCGCACTGACGCGCTACTTCTATTCGAACGTCGACGCGATGGTGGAAGGCAAGTTCAACACGGGCAGCGTCAAGCATGACGTCGTGCTGGGCGCGGGCTATCAGACGCAGACGAGCGTGTACGACAACAGCACGGGCTGGAACGACGGCTACAGCCTCGGCATCGGCAATCTGTACAGCAGCACGCTGCTGACGAACGATGAAGTGCATATCGGCGAAAACATGTATCGCCAGTCGTACACGACGCAAGCCGCACTGTACGCGAGCGATACCGTCGACATCACGTCGCGTCTGTCGGTGCTGCTCGGCCTGCGCTACACGCAGTTCCGGGAGACTTCGTACAACACGGATTACACGGTCAGCGCGGGTTACAGCGCGAGCCCCGTCACGCCGACCGTTGCCGTGATGTACAAGACCGATCCGTATTCGACCGTGTACGCGAGCTATGTCGAATCGCTGCAGCAGGGCGGCGCGGCGGGCAACACGAACGTGAACTACGGCGAGACGTTCGGGCCGCTCAAGAGCAAGCAGTATGAAGTCGGCTTCAAGACGGACCATCAGAAGTGGGGCGCCAATCTCGCGGTGTTCCGTGTCGATCAGGGCTACGAGTACACGAATTCGCAGAACGTCTACGTGCAGAGCGGCAAGAAGCGCTACACGGGTGTCGATGCAAGCGGCTGGGTGCAGCTCGCGAACGACTGGCGTTTCCTTGGCGGCGTGATGTGGCTTAATGCAAAGGCCGTCGATGTCGACGATACGACGATCGAAGGCAAGCGCGTCTATGCGACACCGCGTTTCACCGCGACGGGCCGCATCGAATACAACCCGTCGTATATGCGCCAGCTGACGCTCGCGTTCGGCGGCAAGTACGTCGGCAATATGGCCGTCGATGCAGCGAATACGCAGTTCACGCCCGCCTATACGCTGTACGACGTGAGCGGCAAGTATGAGACGCGCATCGCGGGTAAGGACGTGACGTTCCGCGCGGGCATCAACAATCTCTTCAACCGTCGTTACTGGACGTCCGCATACGGCTATTACGCGCTGCCGGGCGCGACGCGCACGGCCGTGGCGAGCGCGACGCTGCAGTTCTGA